The sequence ATGACAATGCGCAACTTATGGAGTACAATATTCCTCTTTCTTGTTCTGTGGACAGAGCAACAATGTTGATTAATGTGAGCTCGACTCCTATTGGAGTTACAGGACAGAGCAACAAGCTTGATTAATGGATCACAGCACCAAGATCACACATGGCAAATCAAGCTTCATCCAAACCTCTCTTACCAGGCAGAATTGGAGTTACAGGAAATCCAGGGCATAATACAAGACCTAATGCCTCCGCAGACCAGAGAGAGCTCCTATACCCAAAAGCTCAAGTTTCCACTGCAAATGCTTATCAGCTCCTAACATACCACAGATCGCTTTGGAAGCCCGCCGAGTATATCTGGATCAAATTTGTCCCCAACAAATGCAAACATTCCTGTGGTTAGCTTTTAGAGACAAGTTAAGCACCAAAGACAATATGGTCAAGAAGAACTGGGACGACGATCCTCACTGTGACATGCCCAGCAATAGAAACTGCAGGCCATATTATTCTAAGATGCAAGGCAGCCACAACTTTATGGGAGAAACTAGGTCTCCGAGACCTAGCTAATTCCTCGCAGTCAGCAGCAATTTTCTTAGAAACAATCTGGGACAGCTACAACAGCATTCAGGGTATAAAAGCAATCTGGTTTGCAGTCTGCGCATACACACTTTGGAAGACAAGAAATAACAGGATCTTTGACAGGCAACAAGCCAGTCTTTCAAACACAATTCAGCAAATTATCGACTCTCTTGAACTGTGGAAGCACCGAACCAACGCAGTCACTAAGGCGAAATCCTCTCTCTGTGTGTTTCAATCAGAGAAAGTTAATGTAAAGTAAATCAATTTTGTCTTCAAGTTTCTGTACAttctttcttcatttttttccccctctgcccccccccccccccccccccccccctctttccATGTATTCTCATTCTGTAACTTCGTTCATATCCATTTTGTCAATGAAATGACTATAAGGTAGAGCTGGCTCTACCTTCTTAcgtaaaaaactaaaaaaaactcGACTCCTATTTAAGTCATGCGCCCATGTCAATGCACTATGATGCCAATATGCCACGGTGCCTGATTTTTGTGGAGCACAGGGTTCTCAAATTCAAATATACGTCTCCCATATTGCGACCGAAACTACGGTGCATCGAGTTTCTGCAACTCACCATTGCGATAAACCTAATAAACTAGTAATCGAACAACACTCCCCAAATTTCCACATCCCTAAGCACAACAGTCGATTCCAGCATAACCATATGATTCTCTCTATTTTCTTTAACGCAAGTATAGCCATGATTATAAATTAACCGAATTACCAAAGCAacgagaaattaaaaaaaaaggatcagtTTCCTTGCCAAGCAAAGAGGATCCTAGATGggattcgaaaaaaaaaagagagagggggagagagaacaACCGTTGAGGAATGGCCTGGATGgttccctctccctcgccgcgccggcTTCCCCTGCCCCGCCGCCCAGCCGGCACCGTCGCGACGAGttgctcgcctcgccgcgccgccgtcgcgggtCGCCCTCGCTGTGGGTCGAGGCAGGCAATTGCCCAGACCATATACGAAGCAAAGTTGACGGCGGTAGGTACCAGGCCATGGGCCATGGCTAGTGTACATAGTAGACGAGCCTACCGGGCTCGGTTCCATAcaaaggaaggaaaaagtacacccaaggtccctcgaCTTGTCATCGaaatacaaaatcgtcctcaaaccgcaaatCCAGATATCTCACGTTCCTTAACTactcaaaaccggtcacaaaaGATCCCTCGATGattttgaccctggttttagccttcgtggcggctgagtcaacgtgggacacgtgagcccacatgtcaggataaTCCACGtcaacctcctctctctctctctctctttccccttttctctcccttcctcatctctctctctcacttatCTGCAAGCTagccggggcgaggcgggagaggaggagggcggccgtgatggcgacggcggcggcgacggccgtaGCGGAGAAGCACAgcgaggaggccggcgtcgGTGTCGCCCTGTCGGTGGCGTCGCCGTTTGCTGCCGTTGCCGCCATGCTCCCCCCTGTCCTCTCCGCGCTCCCCACGTGCTACCACCGCAgccgccctccccttctcccgcgtCGCCGCGCGCACCAGCGCCTGGTGCTCACGCGCCTCAtcacaggcggcggcggtggcgcgccggGCTCGTCGTCGGGGCTTCCTTTCAAGATCCGCGCCGTTGACGCCTTCAGGGAGACCGTGCTGGTTGAGGGGGCCGACGCCATGGGGAAGCTGTAATGGGTGCACACTTGGACAGTCGGCCCCGACGGCAGTGTTGCCGGCGTCCGCGAGTACTGCAACACTGTGCTCGTCGTCACCAAGCTcggcggctgcgccgccgccctcggagCAGTACCTCGTCGTGGACTTCGGCAGCGACGTCATCTAGGTGCAGTGCCGCTCGTGTGAGCAGTGCTACGCGCAGACCGACCCACTCTTCAACCCGGCCACCTTGTCTTCCTTCTCCGGCGTGTCGTGTGGCTCCGCGCATCTGCCAGATTCTGCCGGGCACCGGGTGTGGCGACGTGGGGAAGTGCGACTACTCGGTGATGTACGGGGACGGGTCGTACACCAAGGGCGTGCTCGTGCTCGAGATGCTCACGTTAGGCGGCACGGCGGTGCAGGGCATCGCCATCGGCTGCGGCCACCGCAACAGCGGCCTCTTCGTCGGGGCGGTCGGGCTGCTCGGCCTCGGCTAGGGCCCCATGTCGCTCGTCGGCCAGCTCGGTGGCGCCGCGGGTGGTGTGTTTAGCTACTGCCTGGCGATCCGCGGCCCCGAGTCCAACGCCGGCGTCGGGTTGGTCGTCCTCGGTCGAACCGAGGCTGTCCCCGTGGGCGCGGTGTTGGTGCCGCTCGTGCGCAACAACCAGGCGTCGAGCTTCTACATTTGGGGCAGATATGCAAATTTCTCCctaggaagagagaagaggagaaagagggagggtgATGATGTGGATTACCCTGAAATATGGAGCCCCTGCTACGTAGGCTAAAACTGGGGTCAAAGCCGTCGAGGGACCTTTTTGTGactggttttgattagttaagggacgtgtgatatctggttttgtggattgaggacgattttgtatctcgatgacaagttgagggaccttgggtgtactttttccacaaAGGAAATATAGACTActaaaaaaggaataagttcacctaaggtcccttaacttgccgacgaatccgattttcatccttcaatcagaaaaccagatacaacgggtccctcaactgttAAAACCGGTACAATATGGGTCCCATGGCGGTTTGGACAACGGTTTTATCTTACGTGATGCCTACATGGCAAAACTGACCCagtcttcatctgatgtggcaatttgatttggaaattaataaaaaatagtgacCCCACACGTCAGTTACaccaaaaaaattaattaaaaaatgacggcccccacgtgggccccatatgtcattcactcccctcttctctccccatctcccctctcttcatctctctcccctctcccctctccatctCCAGGAGCCGGCGGTTCAAACGACGTGGCGTCACGGGAGGTTCGGCAGCAGCCGGTGATGTGGCAGCTAGCGACCCCCTGTCCGACATCCTTGCCAGCTTCAAGTCGGTCGCCTCTGCCACTATCGTCCTCATCCACGAGTCGGGCAACTTTGTCACCGCCAACCTCCTTTGCGCCTTCCGCATCATCTACGCCCATGCGCTCACTGTCGGCGTCCCCGTCCAGGCGCATCTCCCCTGCGTCTTCGTCCTTAAGGTCATCCCTAGCTCCGTTGCCGCCGGTCGGGCCGGCCGCATCACTGAACTGCCGGCTCCtggagatggagagaggagagagaagagatggagagaggggagatggggagagaggaggggagtgaatgacatgtggggcccaacgttttttaattaattcttttgttgtaactaacatgtggggtcactcttttttattaattttcaaatcaaattgccacgtcaaTGCAACATCAATGCCACGTTAGATGAAGACTTGGTCAATTTTGCCACATAGGTGTCACGTAAGCTAAAACCATCGTCTAAACCGCCATGGGACCTATACTACATCAGTTTTGactgttgtatctggttttctggttggaggacgaaaatcggatttgttgACAGGTTAGGGGGACCtcatatgaacttattccattaaaaaatgacacaatttttttaaaaaagacttCCAAATGCAACTATATTTGTAATATAATTCTACCATAAATAtactataaatataatataatttgtatataagtATTGAAACAATATATAAAACACTATAACTAAGTTATATAGATATTACAAATTAGTTACATTTCCTATAATTAACCGTGCAACTATATGGTTTTCGGGCCCGGTTTTTCTTATAAACTGGGTAATTCTCTTCTTCTAAATATAACAGTGGAACAAAGTTCCGTCTtaggttttaaaaaaaaaagttacaatgcaattacaatatatatatttaaagtacaaCTATACTGCAGTTACAATAGAAA is a genomic window of Oryza glaberrima chromosome 7, OglaRS2, whole genome shotgun sequence containing:
- the LOC127780062 gene encoding uncharacterized protein LOC127780062 yields the protein MATAAATAVAEKHSEEAGVGVALSVASPFAAVAAMLPPVLSALPTCYHRSRPPLLPRRRAHQRLVLTRLITGGGGGAPGSSSGLPFKIRAVDAFRETVLVEGADAMGKL